One genomic region from Halococcus qingdaonensis encodes:
- a CDS encoding dihydroorotase: MPVDTVISNGTIVTSESVFDGAIAIDDGTIVGVGDEETLPEASTTIDASDRLVMPGVVDPHTHIDDHVSLDSYESATSAAALGGVTSLIDFGWQAYVSEDSAWDEESTIREGVERKREKAENPVIDFSLHGGFLREGEDAFDELEGLIEDGITSFKMYSTYEFGLSHGYIRRVFDELADLDAVGVVHTEDHSVCESLTKEFREAGRDDPRWLAEARPDYAEAMAADDVARLASETGAQYYGFHTSSRKAADALARYQRDGSNIRGEACVHHTTLTKELFDEMGNLPELTPPLRTSDDNDALFEHLREGALSVVSTDHVAQTRERKETTEWWEDPFGANGLQASLAVFHDEAVNRRGFSYPFLVRTMCTNPARTFGFAEKGTLDPGTDADIVLFDPNESYTITAEDNASVADYSIYEGRDVTGRAKTTLVRGEVVADDGEIVETGRGEFVPRERPDWSV, translated from the coding sequence ATGCCGGTTGATACAGTAATTTCGAACGGGACCATCGTGACGAGCGAGAGCGTTTTCGATGGTGCCATCGCGATCGACGACGGAACCATCGTCGGCGTTGGCGACGAGGAGACGCTGCCAGAGGCCTCGACCACGATCGACGCGTCGGACCGCCTCGTGATGCCTGGCGTCGTCGACCCGCACACTCACATCGACGACCACGTCTCGCTCGACAGCTACGAATCGGCGACCAGCGCCGCCGCGCTCGGCGGCGTGACGTCGCTCATCGACTTCGGCTGGCAGGCGTACGTCAGCGAGGACAGCGCCTGGGACGAGGAGAGTACGATCCGGGAGGGTGTCGAGCGCAAGCGCGAAAAGGCCGAGAATCCGGTGATCGACTTCAGCCTCCACGGCGGCTTCCTACGCGAGGGCGAGGATGCCTTCGACGAGCTCGAGGGGCTGATCGAGGACGGTATCACTTCGTTCAAGATGTACAGCACCTACGAGTTCGGTCTCTCGCACGGCTATATCCGCCGAGTGTTCGACGAGCTGGCGGATCTCGACGCCGTTGGGGTCGTCCACACCGAGGACCACAGCGTCTGTGAGTCGCTCACCAAGGAGTTCCGGGAAGCCGGACGGGACGATCCCCGCTGGCTCGCCGAGGCGCGACCGGATTACGCCGAGGCGATGGCCGCCGACGATGTCGCCAGACTCGCCAGCGAGACCGGCGCACAGTACTACGGCTTCCACACGTCCTCCCGAAAGGCGGCGGATGCGCTCGCACGCTACCAGCGCGACGGAAGCAACATCCGTGGTGAGGCCTGCGTCCACCACACTACGCTGACGAAGGAGCTCTTCGACGAGATGGGCAACCTGCCGGAGCTGACGCCGCCGTTGCGGACCAGCGACGACAACGACGCCCTGTTTGAGCATCTCCGCGAGGGTGCGCTGAGTGTCGTCTCGACCGATCACGTCGCACAGACGCGCGAGCGAAAGGAGACCACCGAGTGGTGGGAGGACCCGTTCGGGGCCAACGGACTGCAGGCGAGTCTCGCGGTGTTCCACGACGAGGCGGTGAACCGACGCGGCTTCTCGTACCCGTTCCTCGTCCGGACGATGTGTACGAACCCGGCACGGACGTTTGGCTTCGCCGAGAAGGGCACGCTCGATCCCGGCACCGACGCCGACATCGTCCTGTTCGACCCGAACGAGAGCTACACGATCACTGCCGAAGACAACGCTTCGGTCGCCGACTACTCGATCTACGAGGGTCGCGACGTGACCGGGCGCGCAAAAACGACGCTCGTCCGCGGCGAGGTCGTCGCCGACGACGGCGAGATCGTCGAGACCGGTCGTGGCGAGTTCGTCCCGCGCGAACGACCAGACTGGAGCGTCTAA
- a CDS encoding cytosine permease, translated as MTESSSEGLEPIPDDERSMSLSHYIPVWWASFIIVQGFATAFFAVYPQGPLNVVQAAVAMAIGAVTSAVFFVLNGRWGYDKGIPFVAQARAAFGTRGAIIPNVVRMLPAVIWLGIGNWIGALAIQSITQTLWGVGNLRLYFVLFLLLNIALAWGGISSIKWFDSIAAGVIIVLLAYTLFTVVSKQGISTQSIEYGGTWGLPFLTIVAAHVGTAMTGALNAADLSRHLEKKRGSWNHILGHLLGVAPAMLYMALVGVIFGTSITTNTQNPVFAIMDVAPNPTVGVAVMVFVLAAQTSSNLTLNLIPTVHVLQDAIGTTWERGLIITSVLSVVTFPWVLFSSEGGIYFLMINAYAVPLGPVLGVLLADYWVFRSGNASIPSLYDKSRDSKFWFIRGFSVTALASVLVGSLASIALLDFSWMVGLPVGFATYVVLRKFDLDERTTEYLSESPAPTAD; from the coding sequence ATGACAGAATCGAGTTCGGAAGGATTGGAACCGATCCCGGACGACGAGCGCTCGATGAGCCTCTCGCACTACATCCCGGTCTGGTGGGCGTCGTTCATCATCGTCCAGGGGTTCGCGACGGCGTTTTTCGCCGTCTACCCGCAGGGACCGCTGAACGTGGTGCAGGCCGCGGTCGCGATGGCCATCGGTGCGGTGACGTCGGCGGTCTTCTTCGTGCTCAACGGTCGCTGGGGCTACGACAAGGGGATCCCGTTCGTCGCCCAGGCCCGAGCTGCGTTCGGCACCCGTGGGGCGATCATCCCGAACGTCGTTCGCATGTTGCCGGCGGTCATCTGGCTCGGCATCGGCAACTGGATCGGTGCGCTGGCGATCCAGAGCATCACGCAGACGCTGTGGGGTGTCGGCAACCTCCGGCTCTACTTCGTGCTGTTCTTGCTGTTGAACATCGCCCTCGCGTGGGGCGGCATCAGTTCGATCAAGTGGTTCGACTCGATCGCCGCCGGCGTCATCATCGTGCTGCTCGCGTACACGCTGTTCACGGTCGTCTCGAAGCAGGGCATCTCGACGCAGTCGATCGAGTACGGCGGGACGTGGGGACTGCCCTTCCTCACGATCGTCGCGGCCCACGTCGGGACGGCGATGACGGGCGCGCTCAACGCGGCCGATCTCAGTCGCCATCTGGAGAAGAAACGTGGCTCCTGGAACCATATCTTGGGCCACCTGCTCGGGGTCGCCCCGGCGATGCTCTACATGGCGCTCGTGGGCGTCATCTTCGGCACGTCGATCACGACGAACACCCAGAACCCGGTGTTCGCCATCATGGACGTGGCTCCGAACCCGACCGTCGGCGTCGCGGTGATGGTGTTCGTCCTCGCCGCACAAACCTCCTCGAACCTGACGCTCAACCTCATCCCGACCGTCCACGTGCTTCAGGACGCCATCGGGACCACGTGGGAGCGCGGGCTCATCATCACGAGCGTGCTCTCGGTCGTGACCTTCCCGTGGGTGCTGTTCTCCTCGGAGGGCGGCATCTACTTCCTGATGATCAACGCCTACGCCGTCCCGCTGGGGCCGGTGCTCGGCGTGTTGCTGGCCGACTACTGGGTCTTCCGTTCGGGTAACGCCTCGATCCCGTCGCTCTACGACAAGAGCCGCGACTCGAAGTTCTGGTTCATCAGGGGGTTCTCGGTCACGGCGCTGGCGAGCGTGCTCGTCGGCTCGCTCGCGAGCATCGCGCTGCTCGATTTCTCCTGGATGGTCGGGCTCCCGGTCGGCTTCGCCACCTACGTCGTCCTCCGGAAGTTCGATCTCGACGAGCGCACCACCGAATATCTCTCGGAATCGCCAGCACCGACGGCCGACTGA
- a CDS encoding M20 family metallo-hydrolase encodes MNATAESSRYVDEDRLRDDIETNGEYGAISIGEGHGRTVLPGTKANKQVREYFIERLEDAGLDVRTDSVGNIAGRWVPDGADPDAAAVAAGSHLDSVPEGGIFDGVLGVYSALEAVRALQESDADLERPVEVVCFTEEEGTRFSNGVLGSAVATGQRSVDDALALEDHDGISLDEALNEIGAKGSGRLDASAWDSWLEVHVEQSKRLENANVPVGIVTSITGTIRCSVEIDGEANHAGCAAMKDRTDALAAASELVLDVEQATEDVVAEKGDSVVGTVGQLDISPNAVNVVPGRAELGIDIRDVDYESMETIVGEVEASLARLEAERGVDTTFERPYDIAPIDMSDRCTSALDEAAAESGVSTMELHSGAGHDTMHVAKVTDSGMIFAPSRDGISHNPLEWTDWESCATATRVLTGGIARLARSA; translated from the coding sequence ATGAACGCAACAGCAGAGTCGTCCCGCTACGTCGACGAGGATCGACTGCGCGACGACATCGAGACGAACGGCGAGTACGGCGCGATCTCGATCGGCGAAGGTCACGGACGGACGGTGCTGCCGGGAACGAAGGCGAACAAACAGGTACGCGAGTACTTCATCGAGCGACTGGAGGACGCCGGCCTCGACGTCCGGACCGACTCGGTCGGCAACATCGCCGGTCGCTGGGTGCCCGACGGTGCCGACCCGGACGCGGCCGCGGTCGCCGCGGGGAGCCATCTCGACTCGGTGCCCGAAGGCGGCATCTTCGACGGCGTGCTGGGCGTCTACAGCGCCCTCGAAGCCGTCCGTGCGCTCCAGGAGTCCGATGCCGATCTCGAACGGCCGGTCGAGGTCGTCTGCTTCACCGAAGAGGAGGGGACGCGCTTCTCGAACGGCGTTCTCGGCTCGGCGGTGGCGACCGGACAGCGATCGGTCGATGACGCGCTCGCGCTCGAAGATCACGACGGCATCTCGCTCGATGAGGCTCTAAACGAGATCGGTGCGAAGGGCTCCGGCCGGCTCGACGCGAGCGCGTGGGATTCCTGGCTCGAAGTCCACGTCGAGCAGAGCAAGCGGCTCGAAAACGCGAACGTTCCCGTGGGGATCGTCACCTCGATCACCGGGACGATCCGATGTTCGGTCGAGATCGATGGCGAGGCGAACCACGCAGGCTGTGCGGCGATGAAGGATCGGACGGACGCGCTCGCGGCGGCGAGCGAACTGGTTCTCGACGTCGAGCAGGCAACCGAGGACGTCGTCGCCGAGAAAGGCGACAGCGTCGTCGGCACGGTCGGCCAGCTCGATATCAGCCCGAACGCGGTCAACGTCGTTCCCGGACGCGCCGAACTGGGGATCGACATCCGTGACGTCGACTACGAATCGATGGAGACGATCGTCGGTGAGGTCGAGGCGAGCCTCGCACGCCTCGAAGCCGAACGCGGTGTCGACACCACGTTCGAGCGTCCCTACGACATCGCGCCGATCGACATGAGCGATCGCTGTACGTCCGCACTCGACGAGGCAGCCGCCGAGAGCGGTGTTTCGACGATGGAACTCCACTCGGGTGCCGGCCACGACACGATGCACGTCGCGAAAGTCACCGACTCGGGGATGATCTTCGCTCCCTCGCGCGACGGCATCTCGCACAACCCGCTCGAATGGACCGACTGGGAGAGCTGTGCGACCGCGACCCGCGTGCTGACCGGCGGTATCGCCCGGCTCGCGCGGTCGGCCTGA
- a CDS encoding peroxiredoxin, with the protein MPQVGQTAPAFSLQNQDGESVSLSEFEGQRVVLYFYPKAGTEGCTIEANNFGDAFDEFERHDVPVLGVSMDSVADLAAFRDDEELPFTLLSDEDGTVAEKYDSAGDGTALRNTFVIGPNGDIEAVYEDVSPGEHAEQVLDDVAEHEVA; encoded by the coding sequence ATGCCACAGGTAGGCCAGACGGCACCGGCGTTCAGTCTGCAGAATCAGGACGGCGAGTCGGTTTCGCTCTCGGAGTTCGAGGGCCAGCGCGTCGTCCTCTACTTCTACCCGAAGGCGGGGACGGAGGGCTGCACTATCGAGGCGAACAACTTCGGCGACGCATTCGACGAGTTCGAGCGCCACGACGTGCCGGTGCTCGGCGTCTCGATGGATTCGGTCGCGGATCTCGCGGCGTTCCGCGACGACGAGGAGCTCCCGTTCACGCTGCTGAGCGACGAGGACGGTACCGTCGCCGAGAAATACGACTCCGCCGGCGACGGCACCGCGCTCCGCAACACCTTCGTCATCGGCCCGAACGGCGATATCGAGGCTGTCTACGAGGACGTCTCGCCGGGCGAGCACGCCGAGCAGGTGCTTGACGACGTCGCCGAGCACGAAGTGGCGTAG
- a CDS encoding glycosyltransferase family 2 protein, giving the protein MSPWFAFAVSTVLWTVTLLFCGVGLFWLYEVLVLTRPPDDQPLEHGPDDVQVRILTIDAEDVVQRTVDSLPSTLTDRHVIAEEPIAIDGAEVHVVPESFSCEAVRKSRATEWARQALSCDREYVLYLDEDSLVGEFRGLPDADVVQFTERPRRTNSWLAYLADVYRMGAQIEQRAFHRLRIPLFAWGGGIAVRHSLEQEITWDRPTLVEDTAFLWQAARNTAVSYALSPDSFANQAPPSLGEIFQQRRRWAAGNHQEANNLPLRYRLLAKHRSYAWAVSPIVPFIALFAAMGGLHLVYGLLLQIVYGLLLQIVSFTLGLLMVVRFVLGLRHYEQLTLRSLPLVALVPLAALVHSVGATAGLVAPPDDFHVTEKATDSSSTDRADSSPTPAAGRSEDAS; this is encoded by the coding sequence ATGAGTCCCTGGTTCGCGTTCGCCGTCTCGACCGTCCTCTGGACAGTCACGCTGCTGTTCTGTGGCGTGGGACTGTTCTGGCTGTACGAAGTGCTCGTCCTCACGCGCCCGCCGGACGACCAGCCGCTTGAACACGGCCCGGACGACGTGCAGGTGCGCATCCTCACGATCGACGCCGAGGACGTCGTCCAGCGAACGGTCGATTCGCTGCCGTCCACACTCACCGATCGACACGTGATCGCCGAGGAGCCGATCGCGATCGACGGCGCGGAGGTCCACGTCGTCCCCGAATCGTTCTCCTGCGAGGCGGTCCGGAAGAGCCGTGCGACCGAGTGGGCCCGCCAGGCGCTGTCGTGTGATCGGGAGTACGTCCTCTATCTCGACGAGGACAGCCTCGTCGGCGAGTTCAGAGGGCTTCCCGACGCGGACGTCGTCCAGTTCACCGAACGACCTCGCCGGACGAACTCGTGGCTCGCCTACCTCGCGGACGTCTATCGGATGGGCGCACAGATCGAACAGCGGGCGTTCCACCGCCTCCGCATTCCCCTGTTCGCGTGGGGCGGCGGGATCGCCGTCCGACACTCGCTCGAACAGGAGATCACGTGGGATCGTCCGACGCTCGTCGAGGACACTGCCTTCCTCTGGCAGGCCGCCCGGAACACGGCCGTCTCGTACGCGCTCAGCCCGGACAGTTTCGCCAATCAGGCACCGCCGAGCCTCGGCGAGATCTTCCAGCAGCGCCGGCGCTGGGCCGCCGGCAACCACCAGGAAGCCAATAATCTCCCGCTGCGATACCGACTGCTGGCGAAGCACCGATCATACGCGTGGGCGGTCTCGCCGATCGTCCCGTTCATCGCGCTGTTCGCTGCCATGGGCGGTCTCCATCTCGTCTATGGGCTGCTCCTCCAAATCGTCTATGGGCTGCTCCTCCAAATCGTCTCGTTTACGCTCGGCCTGCTGATGGTCGTCCGATTCGTCCTCGGTCTTCGTCATTACGAGCAACTCACGCTGCGCTCGCTCCCGTTGGTCGCGCTCGTTCCCCTGGCCGCGCTCGTCCACTCGGTCGGGGCCACCGCCGGGCTGGTCGCGCCGCCGGACGATTTCCACGTGACCGAGAAGGCCACCGATTCGTCCTCGACTGACCGTGCCGACTCGTCGCCGACGCCGGCCGCCGGACGCAGCGAGGACGCGTCGTAA
- a CDS encoding NAD(P)-dependent oxidoreductase, whose product MAETIGFVGLGIMGLPMSKNLVDADYDVVGHNRSQEPVDELVDYGGEAADSPQAVAEQVDIVITCLPDSPVVESIVRDDDGILAGLSEGMTVIDMSTISPTVTEELAAAIEDAGAEMLDAPISGGEEGAIDGTLSIMVGGDEDVFDANEELLAAMGETVTHCGPSGAGQTTKACNQIVVAAQMVGVSEALVFAQKAGADLDAVVEAISGGAAGCWTLDNRAPSMIEGDFDPGFFASYQYKDLRIATDAGEAFGAPMPQTEIAHELYKSMETTGRGDDDNSGVMQIIEDLAGEEARVD is encoded by the coding sequence ATGGCCGAAACAATCGGTTTCGTCGGTCTGGGTATCATGGGGCTCCCGATGTCGAAGAACCTCGTCGACGCGGACTACGACGTCGTGGGCCACAACCGCTCGCAGGAGCCGGTCGACGAACTCGTCGACTACGGCGGCGAGGCTGCCGACTCCCCCCAAGCGGTCGCCGAGCAGGTCGACATCGTGATCACCTGCCTTCCGGACTCGCCGGTCGTCGAGTCGATCGTCCGCGACGACGACGGCATCCTCGCCGGGCTGAGCGAAGGGATGACCGTGATCGACATGTCGACGATCTCGCCGACCGTCACCGAGGAGCTCGCCGCGGCAATCGAGGACGCTGGCGCGGAGATGCTCGACGCGCCGATCAGCGGCGGCGAGGAGGGTGCCATCGACGGCACGCTCTCGATCATGGTCGGCGGCGACGAGGACGTCTTCGACGCCAACGAGGAACTGCTCGCGGCGATGGGCGAGACCGTCACCCACTGCGGGCCGAGCGGGGCCGGACAGACGACGAAGGCCTGCAACCAGATCGTCGTCGCCGCCCAGATGGTCGGCGTGAGCGAGGCGCTCGTTTTCGCCCAGAAAGCCGGTGCGGATCTCGACGCGGTCGTCGAGGCGATCAGCGGCGGTGCGGCGGGCTGCTGGACGCTCGACAACCGCGCACCGTCGATGATCGAGGGGGACTTCGATCCGGGCTTCTTCGCCTCCTATCAGTACAAGGATCTCCGCATCGCGACCGACGCCGGCGAGGCCTTCGGCGCGCCGATGCCCCAGACCGAGATCGCCCACGAACTCTACAAATCGATGGAGACGACCGGTCGGGGCGACGACGACAACTCCGGCGTGATGCAGATCATCGAGGACCTGGCGGGCGAAGAAGCGCGCGTCGACTGA
- the pyk gene encoding pyruvate kinase, whose translation MPTRNTKIVCTLGPATAEQPTIERLIENGMSVARLNASHGTTENRADLIETVRAASSAVGRSVAVMLDLPGPEIRTAPLDEPIELETGTEVRLSEGETATPEAVGVSTSIGAVSPGDRVLLDDGRIETVVSRVEGETVVVDVESGGTLGGQKGVNVPGVDLDLESVTEQDRQELTLAADYDVDFVAASFVRDAEDIYAVNEALENQGADVPVVAKIERAGAVEHLDGIIESTYGVMVARGDLGVECPMEEVPLIQKRIIQKCRAAGVPVITATEMLDSMTHARRPTRAEATDVANAVLDGTDAVMLSGETAVGDHPARVVDAMSTIVGEVEASEEYAERNEQTVPKPGSARTDVLARSARYLARDIDAAAIVAATESGYTALKAAKYRPDVPVIAVTPSRQVCRHLALSAGVVPQFAPLTEREKSTDVVVQNAVQTAVDAGVVASGDSVVVLAGLMTDLEEANTTNMLKIHVAADIVASGRSIVEGVATGPLHHAEHGDLTSVPDGSVLTLPTDFDDEFTGDPSSLAGIISGHKGVTGYPAIVARELGIPMIGGVDLGDLSEDVTVTLDAERGVVYEGDITSTR comes from the coding sequence ATGCCAACGAGAAACACGAAGATCGTCTGTACGCTCGGGCCGGCGACCGCCGAGCAGCCGACGATCGAACGACTCATCGAGAACGGGATGTCGGTCGCGCGGCTCAACGCGAGCCACGGCACCACCGAGAACCGCGCCGACCTCATCGAGACGGTGCGCGCAGCGAGCTCTGCCGTCGGCCGGTCGGTTGCGGTCATGCTCGACCTGCCCGGCCCGGAGATCCGCACCGCGCCGCTCGACGAACCGATCGAACTCGAAACCGGCACCGAGGTCCGCCTCTCGGAGGGCGAGACCGCGACTCCCGAGGCGGTCGGCGTCTCGACCAGCATCGGTGCCGTGAGCCCCGGCGATCGCGTACTGCTCGACGACGGCCGCATCGAGACGGTCGTCAGCCGCGTCGAGGGCGAGACCGTCGTCGTCGACGTCGAGAGCGGCGGAACTCTCGGCGGACAGAAGGGGGTCAACGTGCCGGGCGTCGATCTCGATCTCGAATCCGTCACCGAGCAGGATCGCCAGGAACTGACGCTGGCGGCCGACTACGACGTGGATTTCGTCGCGGCGAGTTTCGTCCGTGACGCCGAGGACATCTACGCGGTCAACGAGGCTCTGGAGAATCAGGGTGCGGACGTGCCCGTCGTCGCCAAGATCGAGCGCGCCGGCGCGGTCGAGCATCTCGACGGCATCATCGAATCGACCTACGGCGTGATGGTTGCCCGGGGCGATCTCGGCGTCGAGTGTCCGATGGAGGAGGTACCCCTGATCCAGAAGCGGATCATCCAGAAATGTCGTGCGGCGGGCGTCCCGGTGATCACGGCGACCGAGATGTTGGATTCGATGACCCATGCACGCAGACCGACGCGCGCCGAGGCCACCGACGTGGCGAACGCGGTGCTCGACGGTACCGACGCGGTCATGCTCTCGGGCGAGACGGCCGTCGGCGACCATCCGGCACGCGTCGTCGACGCGATGTCGACGATCGTCGGCGAGGTCGAAGCCAGCGAGGAGTACGCCGAGCGCAACGAACAGACCGTGCCGAAACCCGGCAGCGCCAGAACGGACGTGCTCGCCCGCTCCGCGCGCTATCTCGCCCGCGATATCGACGCGGCGGCGATCGTCGCGGCGACCGAATCGGGATACACGGCGCTCAAAGCAGCCAAATACCGCCCCGACGTGCCGGTGATCGCCGTGACCCCGTCGCGGCAGGTCTGTCGCCATCTCGCGCTCTCGGCGGGGGTCGTTCCCCAGTTCGCGCCGCTCACCGAGCGCGAGAAGAGCACGGACGTCGTGGTGCAGAACGCCGTCCAGACGGCGGTCGACGCCGGTGTCGTCGCCAGCGGCGACAGCGTGGTCGTTCTCGCCGGGCTGATGACCGATCTCGAGGAGGCGAACACGACGAACATGCTCAAGATCCACGTCGCCGCCGACATCGTCGCCTCCGGACGCTCGATCGTCGAGGGCGTCGCCACCGGACCGCTCCACCACGCGGAGCACGGAGATCTCACGTCGGTCCCCGACGGCAGCGTGCTGACGCTACCGACCGACTTCGATGACGAGTTCACCGGCGATCCCTCGTCGCTCGCCGGTATCATCAGCGGGCACAAGGGCGTCACGGGCTATCCGGCGATCGTCGCCCGCGAGCTCGGCATCCCGATGATCGGCGGGGTCGATCTCGGCGATCTCTCGGAGGACGTGACGGTGACGCTCGATGCCGAGCGCGGCGTCGTCTACGAAGGGGACATCACCAGTACGCGATAG
- a CDS encoding thiamine pyrophosphate-dependent enzyme: protein MSKSFSAIGQAAQGEEIDREAFTPGIEPQATWCPGCGDFSVLKALKGAMPEVGRTPDETLLVTGIGCSGKLNSYFESYGMHSIHGRSLPIARAAKLANPGLEVIAAGGDGDGYGIGGNHFMHTARENHDMTYIVFNNEIFGLTKGQTSPTSPKGHESKTQPHGSAKDPIRPLSLALTSGASYIARTAAVNPRQATEILTEAIEHDGFAHVDFLTQCPTWNKDAKQYVPYTDVQDSEEFDFDVHDRQEAAEMMHETEDKLYEGEVLTGRFYIDEERRSYGEEKRSTGEMSEEPLAERYFDAEADWERSYDLLDAHK from the coding sequence ATGAGCAAATCATTCAGTGCGATCGGACAGGCGGCACAGGGCGAGGAGATCGATCGGGAGGCGTTCACGCCGGGGATCGAACCGCAGGCGACGTGGTGTCCGGGCTGTGGAGACTTCAGTGTCCTGAAGGCGCTCAAAGGTGCGATGCCCGAAGTCGGGCGCACGCCCGACGAGACGCTTCTCGTCACCGGCATCGGCTGTTCGGGCAAACTGAACAGCTACTTCGAGTCGTACGGGATGCACTCGATCCACGGGCGGTCGCTGCCGATCGCCCGCGCGGCGAAACTCGCGAACCCAGGATTAGAGGTAATCGCGGCGGGTGGCGACGGCGATGGGTACGGCATCGGCGGCAACCACTTCATGCACACCGCCCGCGAGAACCACGACATGACCTACATCGTGTTCAACAACGAGATCTTCGGGCTGACGAAGGGCCAGACCTCCCCGACGAGCCCGAAGGGTCACGAGTCGAAGACCCAGCCCCACGGCTCGGCGAAAGATCCTATTCGACCACTATCGCTGGCGCTGACGTCGGGGGCCTCCTACATCGCCCGGACGGCGGCGGTGAACCCGCGGCAGGCGACGGAGATCCTGACCGAAGCGATCGAACACGACGGGTTCGCCCACGTGGACTTCCTGACGCAGTGTCCGACCTGGAACAAGGACGCCAAACAGTACGTCCCCTACACGGACGTTCAGGACTCCGAGGAGTTCGACTTCGACGTGCACGACCGTCAGGAAGCAGCCGAGATGATGCACGAGACCGAGGACAAACTCTACGAGGGCGAGGTGCTCACCGGTCGGTTCTACATCGACGAGGAGCGCCGGTCGTACGGTGAGGAGAAGCGCTCGACGGGTGAGATGTCCGAGGAGCCGCTGGCCGAGCGCTACTTCGACGCGGAGGCAGACTGGGAGCGCAGTTACGACCTCCTCGACGCCCACAAGTAG